A region from the Patescibacteria group bacterium genome encodes:
- a CDS encoding site-specific DNA-methyltransferase: MIKQGDCKTELKKIESNSIDLIYLDPPFFTQKKQSQKTRDNSKEYTFDDSWESIESYKTYIEERLFGCKRVLKNTGSIFLHCDRSASHHLRIVLDNVFGANNFQSEIVWIYKRWSNAKKGLLNAHQVIYFYSKTADFKFNHIFEDYSPTTNIDQIFQKRTRDANGKTKYKTNAVGGYELIQDKKGVPLSDVWDIPYLNPKANERVGYPTQKPIVLLEKVIQLVTDEGDMVLDPFCGSGTTLVAAKLLNRKFIGIDISDDAVQLAHKRVNNPIRTDSYLLKNGKSSYLNQDPEILQILKVIDATPVQRNKGIDGFLRVGNSAKPIPVKIQRDDETIEKAKRLLLQATSKNGFKQKVLIKTNNTSESTLFKVSDDNLQTSLLIIDNLKEFIKNKKSIIAYGQ, encoded by the coding sequence AATTTATCTTGACCCTCCTTTTTTCACACAGAAAAAGCAATCACAAAAAACGAGAGACAATTCTAAAGAATACACTTTTGATGATAGTTGGGAAAGTATAGAATCTTACAAAACGTATATTGAAGAAAGATTGTTTGGATGTAAGCGTGTTTTAAAAAATACTGGGAGTATATTTTTACACTGCGACAGAAGTGCATCACATCATTTAAGAATTGTCTTAGATAATGTATTCGGAGCGAATAATTTCCAGAGTGAAATTGTTTGGATATATAAACGATGGTCAAACGCTAAAAAGGGCTTGCTAAATGCTCATCAAGTTATTTACTTTTATAGCAAAACTGCTGATTTCAAGTTCAACCATATTTTTGAAGATTATTCTCCGACAACGAACATTGACCAGATTTTTCAGAAAAGAACGAGAGATGCGAACGGAAAGACAAAATACAAAACAAATGCGGTTGGTGGCTATGAATTGATTCAAGATAAAAAGGGAGTTCCGCTTTCCGATGTTTGGGATATTCCATACTTAAACCCCAAGGCAAACGAACGAGTAGGTTACCCTACGCAAAAACCAATTGTGTTATTAGAAAAAGTAATTCAACTTGTAACGGACGAGGGCGATATGGTTTTAGACCCGTTCTGTGGTAGTGGTACTACGCTAGTGGCAGCAAAATTACTTAATAGAAAATTCATAGGTATCGATATATCAGATGACGCTGTACAACTAGCACACAAAAGGGTAAATAATCCGATACGAACAGACTCATATTTATTAAAGAATGGGAAAAGTTCATATTTGAATCAGGATCCAGAGATTTTGCAAATTTTAAAAGTAATTGATGCTACCCCTGTGCAAAGGAATAAAGGTATTGACGGCTTTCTAAGGGTTGGTAATTCAGCAAAACCAATACCAGTAAAAATCCAGCGAGATGATGAAACAATAGAAAAAGCAAAACGATTGTTATTACAGGCGACAAGTAAAAACGGATTTAAACAAAAAGTTCTAATAAAAACAAACAACACATCTGAAAGCACCTTATTTAAGGTATCAGACGATAATTTGCAGACAAGTTTATTGATTATAGACAACTTAAAGGAATTTATAAAAAATAAAAAATCAATAATTGCTTATGGACAATAA